CGTGAGCATCTCGACGATCTGTTCCGTCCTCGCCGAGTCCGAGGTCATCAACCTGGTGACGCAGGAGGTCCCCATGGTCGACATCCTCATGGGGGCACACGAGTCGATCGCGGGACGGGTCCTGCTTACCTTGAGGCAGGTCGGGGTGGAGCCTCAGGTGACCCTCACGGGTGGGCTCGTGCTCAATCCTGCGTTCGTCCGCGCCCTCCAGGACAAGCTCGGCGTGCCGGTGAACGCGTCGCCCCGTCTCTTCTACGCGGGGGCGCTCGGCGCCGCGCTCCTCGGGCAGGTACGTTGGACCAAGAAGGGTGCGACCGCGGGGTGATGCGAAGACCATGCTCGAGGAAGTCTCATACCCATTCTCCGCCGCGGCCGAGGACTCCTACACGTCGTTCGCGTCGGTGAAGCGATGGAAGGAGGAGTCCGGCCGTCCGGCCCTCGGCTACTTCCCCGTGTATTTCCCCGAGGAGCTGGCCCACGCCATGGGGCTGCTCCCCGTCGGCCTGTACGGCGCCTCCGGGAGGCTCTCCCTGGACATGGCGACCGCGCACACGCAGTCCTTCATCTGCTCGATCAGCCGCAGCGTGTTCCAGATGGCCCTCCAGGGCACATTGGACATCTTCGACGGACTGGTCTTCTCCAACATCTGCGACGTCGCGCGCAATCTCTCAGGGATCACCAAGCGGAATCTCAAGGAGAGGTACGTCGACTACCTCCACTACCCCGTCAACAACGGGTCCGCGTACGCGGCCCGGTATCTCCGCGAGGAGTACCTGCGTCTCGCGTCCGGGTTGGAGAAGATCGGCGGAACCCCTCTCCGATCCGAAGATCTGCGGACGAGCATCGGGCTCTGCAATGAGAAGCGGAGGCTCCTTCGGGAGCTCGTGCAGCTCAGGCAGTCCCGACCCTGGCTCATCCCGTACACGGAGTGGTATGCGATGATGCGAGCGGGATCGATCCTACCCGTCGAGCAATACGTGCCGGCCTTGCGGGCCTACGGCACGGACGTTTCGGCGCGGGAAGGGAAGCCCATGGACCGGATCCGCGTGGTCGTGACCGGGACCTTCTGCGAACAGCCCCCGCTCCAGCTGATGCGGACGATCGAGGCGGCGGGGTGCTACATCGTTCACGACGAGGCGCTCATCGGCTCCCGCTGGATGGGGGAGGTGCCCGTTACGGACCCCGATCCTCTGCTTTCTCTGGCCCGGTCCTACGTGGAGAACCCGGATCCGTTGACGGTGCGGTTCCATCCCGACATCGACAAGCGGAGGAACTATGCAGACCTGCTCGCGTCCACCGGAGCGCAAGGGGTCATCATCTGCACGCCAAAGTTCTGCGAGCCCGCCCTGTACGACAGCGTGATCTTCAAGAGCGTGATCGAGAAGTCGAAGGTCCCTTATCTCCACCTCGAGTACGAGGAATCCGCGTCGAGCTTCGAGCACGATCGAACGATGGTG
The window above is part of the Thermoplasmata archaeon genome. Proteins encoded here:
- a CDS encoding 2-hydroxyacyl-CoA dehydratase: MLEEVSYPFSAAAEDSYTSFASVKRWKEESGRPALGYFPVYFPEELAHAMGLLPVGLYGASGRLSLDMATAHTQSFICSISRSVFQMALQGTLDIFDGLVFSNICDVARNLSGITKRNLKERYVDYLHYPVNNGSAYAARYLREEYLRLASGLEKIGGTPLRSEDLRTSIGLCNEKRRLLRELVQLRQSRPWLIPYTEWYAMMRAGSILPVEQYVPALRAYGTDVSAREGKPMDRIRVVVTGTFCEQPPLQLMRTIEAAGCYIVHDEALIGSRWMGEVPVTDPDPLLSLARSYVENPDPLTVRFHPDIDKRRNYADLLASTGAQGVIICTPKFCEPALYDSVIFKSVIEKSKVPYLHLEYEESASSFEHDRTMVETFVESILFE